A section of the Pseudophryne corroboree isolate aPseCor3 chromosome 11, aPseCor3.hap2, whole genome shotgun sequence genome encodes:
- the CMTM3 gene encoding CKLF-like MARVEL transmembrane domain-containing protein 3 has product MLPVRPASADGFVMGLLYIMHVLYTPAACVPSVSVGAPVGAGRGLRRCRGYSSPLSHITALSLYVSALSPFPLPLPFPKSTNFAAAPSPPTMDDPEAAEQPRAPQSALRAIIPGKEFLSSRKGQLLLAEWVVSFLTFICYVASSAVSLMTVPLIEFLWGLFTFFAYSTKLNEQLKGILWPLLDFIRCVSAAIIYFVISLVALSKYSCGASKAAAVLGFIATIVYAIDFYLIFNDLIKFLKKGESEETEPQQQKSDDEDFDSDSD; this is encoded by the exons ATGCTGCCAGTGAGACCAGCATCAGCAGACGGCTTTGTGATGGGGCTGCTGTATATAATGCACGTTCTATATACCCCGGCTGCATGTGTGCCCAGCGTGAGTGTGGGTGCCCCGGTGGGCGCAGGACGTGGGCTCCGGCGGTGCAGGGGTTACAGCTCACCACTATCACACATTACTGCACTTTCTTTGTACGTTTCCGCATTGTCACCATTTCCGCTCCCCCTTCCTTTTCCAAAAAGCACAAACTTTGCTGCTGCGCCTAGCCCTCCGACCATGGATGACCCCGAAGCGGCGGAGCAGCCCCGGGCACCCCAGTCCGCCCTCAGAGCCATCATCCCGGGGAAGGAGTTCCTGAGCTCTCGCAAAGGGCAGCTGCTGCTGGCAGAGTGG GTGGTTTCCTTCCTGACGTTCATCTGTTACGTTGCATCGTCCGCCGTGAGCCTCATGACGGTGCCCCTCATAGAGTTCCTGTGGGGTCTCTTCACATTTTTTGCCTATTCCACTAAACTGAATGAGCAGCTGAAGGGGATTTTGTGGCCTCTGCTG GACTTCATTCGCTGTGTCTCTGCTGCCATTATATATTTTGTAATATCACTTGTGGCTTTGTCAAAGTATTCCTGTGGCGCGTCCAAAGCAGCTGCG GTGCTAGGATTTATTGCAACCATTGTGTATGCCATAGATTTCTACCTGATCTTCAATGACCTCATAAAGTTTCTAAAGAAGGGGGAATCAGAAGAGACTGAACCTCAACAACAGAAGTCAGATG ATGAGGATTTTGACTCAGATTCTGACTGA